A region from the Falco rusticolus isolate bFalRus1 chromosome 4, bFalRus1.pri, whole genome shotgun sequence genome encodes:
- the CILP2 gene encoding cartilage intermediate layer protein 2, translating to MGELALALLALAALHGARAAEPTENNSEPGKSGTAGKPWKAVPSLADLDLDTAGRGAEWTSWFNIDHPGGDGDYESLEAIRFYYRGRVCERPVAIQARTTEWELPEEVGEVVHVSPKKGFRCINKEQPQGKTCSNYHIRFLCPLEHIYWSHWSSWSPCSRSACGSSGTQTRTRRCVNAQLVATLKEVKCKGKAVERRPCSAGPCPEPAWMEWGTWGPCSHSCGSAGTRVRRRSCKKTKKMPCTGRPTEVQKCPPSPCPACPEHTLQGTVVSTTGSALPDAHIYLEGRPPVLLARSDAHGHFTVTGLCEGTAANISIHREGFAPGLASIVSNGSGVAVVHVRLQRLEKPYMVLHPKAKVRVAGQEVTFCCKASGTPVPKKYYWYHNGTLLERKVYRYGSRLVLRGLAPEQAGTYHCKASTEAGAIKSAPAPLTVLAQGQQSCKPEPEPSLVELPSECPQDAAGSRYYNVGRCPPAPCASSLAKQSGCGADAGHCCGVRRMEMREIPCAGSLLPIKVVAECGCGPCAQPRVLVQGRVTAADTGEPLRFGQIFLGGKKVGFTGYKGSFTIEVPPDTQRLVARFVDQQQRFVDAVKVLPFNRRGGAVYQEVKMLRKKEPVDLDSSQSNAIPLGEASGREPVGELILPAGAFLRPSGEVFRGTVKASVTFLDPRDMATASTASSDLSFANTEGEIIPLRTYGMFTVDFREGETGAVLQTGPVEVRMDAGQVWMPEHLQKMKLWSLNPETGLWEEEGVLRPAGGSRGKREERTFLVGNLEIRERRLFNLDVPEDRRCFVKVRAYSNEKFNPYEQLEGVVISLINLEPQPGYPANPRAWGRFDSVVTGPNGACLPAFCDGQRPDAYSAYVTATLGGEELEAVASSPKLNPNAVGVSQPYLGKLGYRRLDHDDPNLKKTAFQINVAKPDPNNVDETNGPIYPYRSLEECEEAPVSANHLRFYRVEVDKYEYNVVPFKESDLTSWTGDYLSWWPNPQEFRACFIKVQIEGPQEYMVRSRNVGGSHPRTRGQLYGLRDTRSVRDMLLENTSGACVEFKCSGMLFDQSLVDRTLVSIIPQGSCHRTAVNSLLREYLNRHPPVAENNHTAAFTMLAPVDPLGHNYGIYTVTDQNPRLAKEIAIGRCFDGTSDGFSREMKADAGTAVTFTCQERPAGRESFFQRLLTAPAEALAEIRREMGTSEMRRAPPEVMDFASGARAPGPTATRQTPSSRRRMGQIRGQP from the exons ATGGGTGAGCTGGCACTGGCCCTCCTGGCTCTCGCCGCCCTGCAtggtgccagggcagcag AGCCCACAGAGAACAACTCGGAGCCGGGCAAGAGCGGCACGGCAGGGAAGCCCTGGAAAGcagtccccagcctggcagACCTCGACCTGGACACAGCAG gcagaggagctgaGTGGACATCGTGGTTCAACATCGACCACCCTGGGGGGGATGGGGACTACGAGAGCCTGGAGGCCATTCGCTTCTACTACCGTGGGCGCGTCTGCGAGCGGCCGGTGGCCATCCAGGCCCGCACCACTGAGTGGGAGCTGCCCGAGGAGGTGGGTGAGGTGGTGCACGTCAGCCCCAAGAAGGGTTTTCGGTGCATCAACAAGGAGCAGCCGCAGGGGAAGACCTGCTCCAACTACCACATCCGCTTCCTCTGCCCGCTGG AGCATATCTACTGGTCGCACTGGTCCTCCTGGAGTCCCTGCTCACGCAGCGCCTGCGGCAGCAGCGGCACCCAGACCCGCACTCGCCGATGCGTCAATGCCCAGCTGGTGGCCACGCTGAAGGAGGTCAAGTGCAAGGGCAAAGCTGTGGAGCGCCGGCCGTGCAGTGCCGGCCCCTGCCCAG AGCCAGCGTGGATGGAGTGGGGCACCTGGGGCCCCTGTTCTCACAGCTGTGGCAGCGCTGGGACACGTGTCCGGCGCCGgagctgcaaaaaaaccaagaagaTGCCGTGCACCGGCCGCCCCACCGAGGTGCAGAAATGTCCCCCCTCGCCCTGCCCAG CCTGCCCTGAGCACACACTGCAGGGCACCGTCGTCTCCACCACCGGCTCGGCACTGCCGGACGCCCACATCTACCTGGAGGGCCGCCCGCCGGTGCTGCTGGCCCGCAGCGATGCCCACGGGCACTTCACCGTGACGGGGCTGTGTGAGGGCACTGCCGCCAACATCAGCATCCACCGCGAGGGCTTTGCCCCGGGACTGGCATCCATCGTCTCCAACGGCTCTGGCGTGGCGGTGGTGCATGTGAGGCTGCAGAGGCTGG AGAAGCCCTACATGGTGCTGCATCCCAAGGCGAAGGTGCgggtggctgggcaggaggtgACCTTCTGCTGCAAAGCCTCGGGCACCCCGGTACCCAAGAAATATTACTG GTACCACAACGGGACGCTGCTGGAGCGGAAGGTGTACCGCTACGGCAGCCGCCTGGTGCTGCGGGGGCTGGCACCAGAGCAGGCTGGCACCTACCACTGCAAAGCCAGCACCGAGGCAGGCGCCATCAAATCGGCGCCAGCACCACTCACCGTGCTGG cccagggccagcagagctgcaagcCGGAGCCTGAGCCGAGCCTCGTGGAGCTGCCCAGTGAGTGCCCACAGGATGCCGCCGGCTCCCGCTACTACAATGTGGGGCGCTGCCCGCCTGCCCCgtgtgccagcagcctggccaaGCAGTCGGGGTGCGGGGCAGATGCGGGGCACTGCTGCGGGGTGCGAAGGATGGAGATGCGGGAGATCCCCTGCGCCGGCTCCCTGCTGCCCATCAAGGTGGTGGCTGAGTGCGGTTGTGGACCCTGTGCCCAGCCCCGCGTCCTGGTGCAGGGACGGGTGACAGCAGCTGACACTGGCGAGCCCCTGCGCTTTGGGCAGATCTTCCTGGGTGGGAAGAAGGTTGGTTTCACTGGCTACAAGGGTTCCTTCACCATCGAGGTGCCACCGGACACACAGCGCTTGGTGGCTCGCTTTGTAGACCAGCAGCAGAGGTTCGTGGATGCTGTCAAAGTCCTGCCCTTCAACCGCCGCGGTGGTGCTGTCTACCAGGAGGTCAAGATGCTGCGGAAGAAGGAGCCGGTAGATCTGGACAGCAGCCAGAGCAACGCCATCCCACTGGGGGAGGCAAGCGGCCGGGAGCCCGTTGGGGAGCTCATCCTCCCCGCTGGTGCCTTCCTCCGTCCCTCTGGGGAGGTCTTCAGGGGCACGGTCAAAGCCAGCGTCACCTTCCTGGACCCCAGGGACATGGCGACAGCCAGCACGGCCTCCAGCGACCTCAGCTTCGCCAACACTGAGGGAGAGATCATTCCTCTGCGGACCTACGGCATGTTCACCGTGGATTTTCGGGAAGGGGAGACAGGTGCGGTGCTGCAGACGGGGCCAGTGGAGGTGCGGATGGACGCGGGGCAGGTCTGGATGCCAGAACACCTGCAGAAGATGAAGTTGTGGTCCTTGAACCCTGAGACCGGCttgtgggaggaggaaggtgtCCTCCGCCcggccggggggagccggggcaagagggaggagaggacCTTCCTGGTGGGGAACCTGGAGATCCGGGAGCGGCGTCTCTTCAACTTGGACGTGCCGGAGGACCGTCGCTGCTTTGTCAAGGTCAGGGCTTACAGCAATGAGAAGTTCAACCCCTATGAGCAACTGGAAGGGGTGGTCATCAGCCTCATCAACCTGGAGCCCCAGCCCGGCTATCCTGCCAATCCCCGGGCATGGGGGCGCTTTGACAGCGTGGTGACAGGTCCCAACGGCGCCTGCCTGCCCGCTTTCTGTGATGGCCAGCGCCCCGATGCCTACTCAGCGTACGTCACGGCCACGCTGGGCGGCGAGGAGCTGGAAGCTGTGGCCTCCAGCCCCAAGCTCAACCCCAATGCAGTTGGGGTGTCCCAGCCCTACCTGGGCAAGCTGGGCTACCGCCGGTTGGACCACGATGACCCCAACTTGAAGAAGACAGCTTTCCAAATCAACGTGGCCAAGCCTGACCCCAACAACGTTGATGAGACCAATGGTCCCATCTACCCTTACCGCAGCCTCGAGGAGTGTGAGGAGGCTCCGGTCAGCGCCAACCACCTCCGCTTCTACCGCGTGGAGGTGGACAAGTACGAGTACAATGTGGTGCCCTTCAAGGAGAGCGACCTGACCTCCTGGACTGGCGACTACCTCTCGTGGTGGCCCAACCCTCAGGAGTTCAGGGCTTGTTTCATCAAGGTGCAGATCGAGGGGCCGCAGGAGTATATGGTGAGGTCCCGTAATGTGGGGGGCAGCCACCCCCGCACGCGGGGGCAGCTCTATGGGCTGCGTGACACCCGTAGCGTGCGGGACATGCTGCTGGAGAACACCTCAGGTGCCTGCGTGGAGTTCAAGTGCAGTGGGATGCTCTTCGACCAGAGCCTGGTGGATCGCACCTTGGTCTCCATCATCCCCCAAGGCAGCTGCCACCGCACAGCTGTCAACAGCCTCCTCCGGGAGTACCTGAACCGTCACCCGCCCGTGGCAGAGAACAACCACACAGCTGCCTTCACCATGCTGGCACCGGTCGACCCGTTGGGTCACAACTATGGCATCTACACGGTGACGGACCAGAACCCGCGGCTGGCCAAGGAGATCGCCATCGGCCGCTGCTTTGATGGCACCTCTGATGGCTTCTCAAGGGAGATGAAGGCGGACGCGGGTACGGCTGTCACCTTCACCTGCCAGGAGCGGCCGGCAGGGCGGGAGAGCTTCTTCCAGCGGCTGCTGACGGCCCCAGCCGAGGCGCTGGCTGAGATCCGGCGGGAGATGGGGACCAGCGAGATGCGCCGGGCTCCCCCCGAGGTGATGGACTTTGCCTCCGGCGCTCGAGCCCCAGGCCCCACAGCCACCCGCCAGACCCCCAGCAGCCGGCGGAGGATGGGCCAGATCCGGGGGCAGCCATGA